The genomic DNA ACGGCGGCGTAATCGCCGGTCTCGTTCGGCTGGGTCAAGTGTGATCCGTCCGCGCTGCACCCGAAGCCCCTGACCTCGGCGTAGATTCTCGCCCCTCGCTGCCTGGCGTGTTCGTACTCTTCGAAGATAAGGATGCCGGCCCCCTCGGCCATCACGAATCCGTCGCGATCCCTGTCGAAGGGGCGGCTGGCCCGGGTGGGTTCGTCGTTGCGGGTGCTGAGAGCCTTCATGGCATTGAAGGCGCTGAGGCCCAGGGTGGTGACGGCGGCTTCGGTTCCTCCGGTGAAGATGACGTCGCATTCGCCGCGCTGAATCAGTCGGAGGGCGTCTCCCATGGCATTGGTCGCGGAGGCGCATGCCGTTGCGACCGCCGTGCTGGGGCCGCGGGTTCCGAAGCGGATGGAGATATTCCCGCTGGCCGCATTGACCATCAGCTTTGGAATGGTGAAGGCCGAGACTTTGGAGGGTCCTTTGTCCATGAGGCGCCGATGCTGGTCCTCAAGCTCCTGGATGCCGCCGATGCCCGAGCCGGTGATCACGCCCACGCGGTGCGGGTTGATTCTGGAGAAGTCGAGTCCGCTGTCTTGGGCCGCATCAATGGCCGCGGCGACGGCGAACTGGGCGAAGCGGTCCATGCGTTTGGCGGCCTTGGGTTCGATCCACTGTTCCGGGTTAAAGGAATTGCACTCGCCCGCGAAATGGGTGTCGAAAGCGCTCGCGTCGAACCGTTGAATAGGCCCGATACCGCTGCGTCCCGAGATCAGTCCGTCCCAATACTCGCGGACGGAACAGCCGAGAGGCGTTATTACGCCCATGCCTGTAATCACAACCCGCCGTTTCGCCATGCTTAGCATTCCAGGAACCGCGCCAAGGTCAGCTTGAGGTCGCCGCCCAAGGTTCCTTCGAGACCCGGAGATCGGGGCGGCCGCATTGGGGTTTGTGCCGTCACCGACTGCTGGGGCACGAGTTCGCGGAAGGGCGCCGACTGCCGGAGCGGCCGGGGCGCGGACCCGTCCCACCGACTCACTACTGCTGCTGCTGTTGCTGACCCTGGTGTGCGACGATGTAGTCGATCGCCTGGCCCACGGTCTTGATCTTCTCGGCCTCCTCATCCGGAATCTGCGTCTCGAAGCTGTCCTCCAGCTCCATGACCAACTCAACGATGTCCAGCGAGTCGGCGTTCAGATCGTTGATGAAAGAGACCTCTCGGGTAATCTCGGCCTTGTTGATTCCCATCTGTTCACTTACGATCGATATGACCTTGTCTTCGATTTCCTGAACCGTCACTCCGGGATCCTCCGTAGCTTATCAGATCCACTGTCGCAACTACGGCCTCTTGCAGGCCACTCCGTAACCTTACGCGGCCCTCTGCGGTTTTTCGCCAGGGGCCATTAGTAGACTACATATTCAGCCCGCCGTCCACCACCAAGACCTGTCCGGTAATATACTTGGCCTGGGGGGACGCCAGGAAGATGACCCCTGCGGCCACGTCGGCCGGCTCGCCCATCTTCTGGCAGGGGATCAACTGCTTGACCATGTCCTTGACCTTGTCGGGCAGTACCTTGGTCATCTCGGTATCAATGAAGCCGGGGGCCACCGCGTTGGCGGTGATATTGCGCCGGGCCAGCTCTTTGGCGACCGTCTTGGTGAAACCGATGACTCCGGCCTTGCTGGCCGCGTAGTTGGCTTGGCCGGCGTTTCCCATCATGCCTGAAACGCTGGCGATGTTGACGATCCGGCCGTAACGGGCCTGCATCATATGACGACAAACCGCACGGGTCATCAGGAACACGGAACGCAGATTGACGTTGATGACGGTGTCGAACTGCTCGTCTTCCATGTTCAGCAGGAGACCGTCCCGGGTGATGCCGGCGTTGTTGACCAGGATGCTGATCTTGCCGAACTGCTGGATCACTTCCTCGACGAAGCTCTCCACCGCCGCCCGGTCGGTCACGTTGAGCGACTTGGGCACGATCTTGCCGGGCAATCCGTTGGTTTTGGCCTCGTCGGCAACCGCTTTCGTGCCCTCGAAATTCAGATCGGCAGCCAAGACCGTGGCCCCCTGCTGAGCGAGCCCGAGGCAAATGGCCCGCCCGATGCCTCGTGCTCCGCCGGTCACAACCGCCACTTGTTCGGTCCACGACATTCCGATGTCCTCCCGCTGCGTTGTCCGCACTGTCACCCCGAATCGATCGCGGCCGCGTGGGGGCTCTGCACCGCCCCCCGCCGGTTCGAAGCCGGCCTTAAGCGGCTTTCAGAGCCAGATCTGCCGCAGTGCTGACGTTGATGATCGGGGTTCGCCTCGATATTTTTTTCATCAGTCCCGTCAGCACGCGGCCCGGCCCAATCTCGATAAACTGCTGCACGCCCTCCGCCAAAAGCTTTTGCATGGACTCCTGCCAGCGCACCGGCTGGGTCAACTGCTCCGTCAACCGCCGACGAATGGTATCCGGGTCCCCATGGGGTTGGCAATTCACATTGGCGATGACCGGCACCCGCGGGGTCTCGAACGGGGTGACCGCGAGCATCTCGGCCAGGCCGTCGGCAGCCGGCTTCATCAGCGGCGAGTGAAAAGCCCCGGCGACCTTGAGCGGTACCGCCCGCCCGCCGGCCTGCTCGATCAGCAAAGCCGCCTTTTCGCAAGCTGCCTTGGCTCCCGAGAGCACGATCTGGCCCGGCGAGTTGAAGTTCGCAGGTTGAATCACACCCGCGTCGGAGGCTTGGCGACAGATCGCCTCCACTTGGTCGGGATCGAGACCCATGGCGGAGACCATGCCGCTGGGAACCGCAGTTGCCGCTTCCTGCATGAGCTCGCCCCTGCGTTTGACCAGCCGGAGGGCGTCCTCGAACGCCACGGCCCCGGCAGCGAACAGAGCGGTGTACTCCCCGAGACTCAGGCCGGCCATGGCTGCGACGGGCTCGGTCAAGACCGCCCGCTCCTGCAACGCCTGCCAGATGGCGGCGCTGGTCGTGAAGATTGCCGGCTGTTGAAGGTCGGTTTGCTCCAGCCGCTCGGCGGGCCCCTCGAAGCACAAGGCGCGAAGATCGTAGCCGAGCACCTGGTTGGCCCGCTCGAAGACGGCGGCCGCGGCGGGAGACGCCTGGGCGATGTCCCTGCCCATGCCCACCGATTGAGCACCCTGCCCCGTGAATAAAACGGCCGTCTTGGCCATGCCCAGGAAACCTCACAACCTGATCAGAGCCGAGCCCCACGTCAGGCCCGCGCCGAACCCAGCCATCAGCACCCAGTCTCCAGTCTTGACCTTCCCTGCCCGCCATGCCTCCTCAAGAGCCATCGGGATCGAGGCGGCGGAGGTGTTGCCGTAGCGATTGATGTTCACCGCGATCTTGTCCATTGGAAGTCCCATCTTCTGTGCCGCCGACTCGATGATCCTCAAGTTTGACTGATGCGGGACGACGTAGGCCAAGTCTTCGACCCGCAGGCCTGCGCGTCGCGTGGTCTCAATCAGGATCTCCTGCATCTTGGTGACGGCGAACTTGTAGACCTCGCGGCCCCGCATCTTCATGTAGTGCCGGCGATCCTCGACCGTCTTGGCGGTGGCGGGCATTGCCGAGCCGCCGGCCGGGACCATGATGAGCCTTGCTCCGCTGCCGTCGGCTCCGAGCATGTGCTCATACAATCCGCTGAGCTCATTGTCGGGCGGGCCGATGATTGCGGCGCCTGCTCCATCGGCCAGAATCACGCAGGTTGAGCGATCCTGGAAATCGGTTATCGCCGACATTTTCTCGGAGCCGACCACCAAAACATGGCGATACCCCCCGATTTGCATCAAACCTGCCCCGGCCACGAACGCATACACGAAACCGGCGCAGGCGGCGGCGATATCAAACGCTGGAACGTGCCGACACCCCAAAGCGTGCTGGAGGAAGCAGGCGGTCGCCGGCAACGGATACGCGGGCGTGGAGGTCGCAAAGACGATCAGGTCGATGTCCGCGGGGGTCAGGCCGGCGTCGTCGACTGCGCGCTTCGCGGCGGTGGTCGCCAGCGTCAGCGAATCCTCGTGGTCGTCGGCGAATCGCCGTTCGCGGATGCCCGTCCGCGTGCGAATCCACTCGTCGGACGTGTCGAGAATCCTGGCAAAGTCGTCATTTGTCATCACGCGATCCGGGAGGGCGCTGCCCATGCCCCGAATCGCCAGCGGAATTCGTTCGCCCATCAGTACTTCACTTATCGCTAAGCCGCTGTGCGGCAGGTTCTTCGACCAGTTCAGCGGCAATAATCGAGTTCAGGTCGTTCTCATAATACTCCGCCGCCACTCGGACCGCGTTTCGAATGGCAACGTGATCGCTGGAGCCGTGGCAGATAATGCAGGCTCCGTCGACGCCGAGCAAGGGTGCGCCACCGTACTCGGCGTAGTCATGGTTGGCCCAGACGCGCTTGACCACGGGTTCGAAATGCCTGGCCAATTCGGGACTGGCCAGGGCGATTTCCTTCGAGATGGTCTTGAACAGGCCTTCGGCCAACCCCTCGATGAGCTTGAGGGCGATGTTGCCCACAAACCCGTCGCAGATGACGACGTCGCAGCCGCCGCGGAACAAATCCCGGCCCTCGACGTTACCCACGAAGTTCACCTGCGGGCACGAATCGAGCAATTCGTGAGTCTGTTTGACGAGAGACGTTCCCTTGACGTCCTCTTGGCCGACGGACAGCAATGCCACTCGCGGGCGGGTGATTTTGAGCACGTGTTTGGCGTATGCCCCGGCCATGATGGCGTACTGCACGAGGTGGTGCGCTTTGGGAGTCAGGTTTGCTCCGGCGTCGCACATGACGATCGGGCCGGCAAAAGAGGGCAGAACGACGGCGATACCGGCCCGGGCGACCTTCGGCAGCAGCTTCATGCGAAGCTGGCTGGCAGCGGCGAAGGCACCGGTGTTGCCCGCGCTGATGATTGCATCCAGCTCCCGCTTTGCGGCCATCTGTGCCATACGACAGATTGAGGAATCGGGCTTGTGGCGAACCGCCTCGACCGGCGACTCATCCATGCCGATGACCTGGGGGGTGTGCATGACCGAGATATTTGGCCACGCACCGCCGGCGAGTTCCAACTCCTTGCAGATGACGTTCTCGTCGCCGATGAGGACGATCTGGTGCCCGTTCAGCTTCGCGGACGCCTCGACCGCTCCTCGGACGATTTCCCGAGGCGCGTAATCCCCCCCCATGGCATCGATGCCGATCCGCATGAGGTCTAGGACTCCTCTTCCTCGATGGCCAGCGCCACGTCTCCGCTCACGTAGCCGCAATTCTCACACGACGCGTGAGGCAGCTTGGCCACGTTGCATTTCGGGCATGGCACCAAGTTGGGCCGTCTCAACGCGTGGTGGGCACGTCGCTTGCGCTTGCGGGCCTTGGATACTTTTCTTGCAGGTAGCATGTCTTTTTCCGGTAAGCTCTTACAGTTTCAGTGCTTTCCCGCGATCACCCGGCGGGCATCAATCGCCGTCGTGAGGTCACTTGGTGATTACCAAAGAGAGGCTTGCACCCCCGGCCAACCATCTGTCAGGCCGCTGTTGCAAGCCTCCCGCGAACCATAGACAGTACTAGGCTTGGCGAAGGCTGTCAAGGCGGCCGCCCGCCTGTCGGGGCCTTGTCGCCGGGGCAGCCTGGGCGGCTCTCTGAAAACGTCGGGCGCAAACCGGGAACCAAGCCGCAGAACCGCCAACACCGGAGGAGGTCGGCGTGTTGGCTGTCACGGACGCTTGGCGAAGGTCGGGTGGGTCCAGCCTGTGCGGGCGGACAAGAGGGGATGGGCTTCAGGGGTCGTCCGATAACAGCGAGGTTGCAAGGCAGAACTAGGCGGATTCTCGCGCCGTTTGAAAAGAGTAGTAGGCCTCGCACTTGTTCGGGTCACCGCAACAAACGTCTCGGATAAACTCGTAGTAGACATTGGGCGGAAGCCCATACTCGGGTCGGAGGGGGCATTTCAGGCAAATCCGGGGGCGGGATGTGCTACCGATCTGGGACAGGATGAAGACTTTATTGGTGCCGGCAAAGCACTTCATGGCTTTGTTGAGGCGGTTTTCCAGTTCGGAAAGGTTTGCCCGCAGTTCCTCCAAAGTCGGAGGGGGTGGGGCGGCTTGGCGGGTTTTGTGGAATCGAACTGCGGTATTGATTGCCTCCTGGACCTGCTGTTTGGTGATGGGATGTTCCACAAATGCGCGGACGCCCAGCTTGTGCAGCTTCGGCTGGACGGGGTCAGCCTTTGGGCCTAGAACGGCGACGACGGGTAATTGAACGCCGTTATCTCGCATCCAAGTTGCGAGCCGGAGGGCATCATCGCTCTTGGCTTCCTGCCCGACAACCACAAGATCCGGCCGGCTCTTGGTCAAGAGCGAGGCCCCGGCCGTCACCTCCGTGGTTTTTTTGACCTCGAAATGGGGCCGGAACATTGCTTCCAGCAGGCCCAGTGTTGCCTTATCTCGGTTTATCAACAAAACTTTGGGCACAAACGCCTCCGTGGGAGGTACTGTTTGTTCGGTCGGTTATCCAACCTCATGCGGCTGCTCGGACGAGCACCGGGTAGGGCGCTCCTATCGGCTCGTCGCGGAGTCGTTACTTATTGCCTGATTATACTCCAGAGGCAAGTGTCTTGCCATTTCAATAATCGCTGATAAAAGGTCCGACCAAGCAGTGTGGCTCCGAAGCGCAGCCACCGTAATTCACAACAGGCCGAGACGCAACCTAGCTGGCGGCAGCGTCAGGGGCTTTTGGATT from Phycisphaerae bacterium includes the following:
- the fabF gene encoding beta-ketoacyl-ACP synthase II; amino-acid sequence: MAKRRVVITGMGVITPLGCSVREYWDGLISGRSGIGPIQRFDASAFDTHFAGECNSFNPEQWIEPKAAKRMDRFAQFAVAAAIDAAQDSGLDFSRINPHRVGVITGSGIGGIQELEDQHRRLMDKGPSKVSAFTIPKLMVNAASGNISIRFGTRGPSTAVATACASATNAMGDALRLIQRGECDVIFTGGTEAAVTTLGLSAFNAMKALSTRNDEPTRASRPFDRDRDGFVMAEGAGILIFEEYEHARQRGARIYAEVRGFGCSADGSHLTQPNETGDYAAVAMRDCLNDSGINPDELDYINAHGTGTVLGDTAETLAVKTVLGEQSRKVAISSTKSATGHLLGASGGVELVAAVLAIHLGILPPTINLDNPDPQCDLDYVPNVAREARIRTAMSNSFGFGGHNACILVSRLD
- the acpP gene encoding acyl carrier protein, whose translation is MTVQEIEDKVISIVSEQMGINKAEITREVSFINDLNADSLDIVELVMELEDSFETQIPDEEAEKIKTVGQAIDYIVAHQGQQQQQQ
- the fabG gene encoding 3-oxoacyl-[acyl-carrier-protein] reductase — encoded protein: MSWTEQVAVVTGGARGIGRAICLGLAQQGATVLAADLNFEGTKAVADEAKTNGLPGKIVPKSLNVTDRAAVESFVEEVIQQFGKISILVNNAGITRDGLLLNMEDEQFDTVINVNLRSVFLMTRAVCRHMMQARYGRIVNIASVSGMMGNAGQANYAASKAGVIGFTKTVAKELARRNITANAVAPGFIDTEMTKVLPDKVKDMVKQLIPCQKMGEPADVAAGVIFLASPQAKYITGQVLVVDGGLNM
- the fabD gene encoding ACP S-malonyltransferase, with protein sequence MAKTAVLFTGQGAQSVGMGRDIAQASPAAAAVFERANQVLGYDLRALCFEGPAERLEQTDLQQPAIFTTSAAIWQALQERAVLTEPVAAMAGLSLGEYTALFAAGAVAFEDALRLVKRRGELMQEAATAVPSGMVSAMGLDPDQVEAICRQASDAGVIQPANFNSPGQIVLSGAKAACEKAALLIEQAGGRAVPLKVAGAFHSPLMKPAADGLAEMLAVTPFETPRVPVIANVNCQPHGDPDTIRRRLTEQLTQPVRWQESMQKLLAEGVQQFIEIGPGRVLTGLMKKISRRTPIINVSTAADLALKAA
- a CDS encoding beta-ketoacyl-ACP synthase III: MGERIPLAIRGMGSALPDRVMTNDDFARILDTSDEWIRTRTGIRERRFADDHEDSLTLATTAAKRAVDDAGLTPADIDLIVFATSTPAYPLPATACFLQHALGCRHVPAFDIAAACAGFVYAFVAGAGLMQIGGYRHVLVVGSEKMSAITDFQDRSTCVILADGAGAAIIGPPDNELSGLYEHMLGADGSGARLIMVPAGGSAMPATAKTVEDRRHYMKMRGREVYKFAVTKMQEILIETTRRAGLRVEDLAYVVPHQSNLRIIESAAQKMGLPMDKIAVNINRYGNTSAASIPMALEEAWRAGKVKTGDWVLMAGFGAGLTWGSALIRL
- the plsX gene encoding phosphate acyltransferase PlsX, producing the protein MRIGIDAMGGDYAPREIVRGAVEASAKLNGHQIVLIGDENVICKELELAGGAWPNISVMHTPQVIGMDESPVEAVRHKPDSSICRMAQMAAKRELDAIISAGNTGAFAAASQLRMKLLPKVARAGIAVVLPSFAGPIVMCDAGANLTPKAHHLVQYAIMAGAYAKHVLKITRPRVALLSVGQEDVKGTSLVKQTHELLDSCPQVNFVGNVEGRDLFRGGCDVVICDGFVGNIALKLIEGLAEGLFKTISKEIALASPELARHFEPVVKRVWANHDYAEYGGAPLLGVDGACIICHGSSDHVAIRNAVRVAAEYYENDLNSIIAAELVEEPAAQRLSDK
- the rpmF gene encoding 50S ribosomal protein L32, which gives rise to MLPARKVSKARKRKRRAHHALRRPNLVPCPKCNVAKLPHASCENCGYVSGDVALAIEEEES
- a CDS encoding response regulator — its product is MPKVLLINRDKATLGLLEAMFRPHFEVKKTTEVTAGASLLTKSRPDLVVVGQEAKSDDALRLATWMRDNGVQLPVVAVLGPKADPVQPKLHKLGVRAFVEHPITKQQVQEAINTAVRFHKTRQAAPPPPTLEELRANLSELENRLNKAMKCFAGTNKVFILSQIGSTSRPRICLKCPLRPEYGLPPNVYYEFIRDVCCGDPNKCEAYYSFQTARESA